Proteins co-encoded in one Setaria viridis chromosome 9, Setaria_viridis_v4.0, whole genome shotgun sequence genomic window:
- the LOC117840752 gene encoding glucan endo-1,3-beta-glucosidase 4-like, whose protein sequence is MHTSLPPNAGRMKSWNLKKQAATRMTLLLYLILHFLAVMAQQDDRNWDKQWCIADEQTPDDVLQQALNWACGPGGADCTMIEPNKSCYLPNTVRDHASYAFNNYWRKFKKHGGTCYFNAAAIVTDLDPSHNSCHFEPAT, encoded by the exons ATGCATACTTCCTTACCACCAAATGCAGGCAGAATGAAGAGTTGGAATCTAAAGAAGCAGGCCGCAACTAGGATGACACTACTCCTTTATTTGATCCTCCACTTCCTTGCAGTGATGGCTCAGCAAG ATGATCGAAATTGGGACAAGCAATGGTGCATAGCAGATGAGCAAACACCAGATGATGTCTTACAGCAAGCTCTTAACTGGGCATGCGGTCCCGGTGGTGCAGACTGCACCATGATTGAGCCAAACAAATCTTGCTATCTTCCCAATACTGTCAGAGACCATGCATCATATGCCTTCAACAACTACTGGAGAAAGTTCAAGAAACATGGTGGTACTTGCTACTTCAATGCAGCTGCAATCGTCACCGACTTAGATCCAA GTCACAATTCCTGTCATTTTGAGCCAGCAACCTAG
- the LOC117840751 gene encoding uncharacterized protein: protein MVAPMDPMLWHKVAAVSGVAALGLGTYGAHMFRPKNPAYKEVWHTASLYHLVHTAALLGAPITKRPNIFGGLLTAGIVFFSGTCYTVAYLEDRKFSSPAPLGGFAFIAAWASLLF, encoded by the exons ATGGTGGCGCCGATGGATCCGATGCTGTGGCACAAGGTGGCCGCCGTCTCCG GGGTTGCTGCTCTTGGACTCGGCACCTACGGCGCGCACATGTTCCGCCCCAAGAACCCCGCGTACAAGGAG GTTTGGCACACCGCGTCCCTGTACCATCTCGTCCACACCGCCGCGCTGCTCGGGGCTCCCATCACGAAACGCCCCAACATT TTCGGAGGGCTTCTCACGGCTGGAATCGTGTTCTTCTCTGGAAC GTGTTACACTGTGGCTTATCTCGAAGACAGGAAGTTTTCTTCACCAGCACCACTGGGTGGCTTTGCATTCATCGCCGCTTGGGCCAGCCTTCTCTTCTGA
- the LOC117835086 gene encoding uncharacterized protein, with product MKKASAASRYAAYDSPSPSPSPRRAAPSAPAAAATPGGAHGSSSSRSRALVVAGRSGRDLLGGRPQPQHQGNLGSVLRRLISMDKKPPSAKGHLPVPPAAAAAAAAKNNGGGKLPGLSRKLFQKGPSADAAAANKTKALTDVKNGGNNANTRTLAMVLRSERELLAQSKAQEDEIAALRLQLENKDREVERLKDLCLRQREEIRTLKDAVLFPDAEREPEPDRRLRDEISTLTGQIQCLAQELAQVKAEKHSARSCFEDDGYCSSPRTPGFNEETAFSLECSIGEAETPNYGSPDEMFSKDLNPCLTPCIAKSKSDVSAQIQSSSHSTKECQESSGSLRSSSKAKTDRSYNSFGRPMSKSSDHHKPTSGTSNKRRVYKSDQDKIYQNLF from the exons ATGAAGAAGGCGTCCGCGGCCTCGCGCTACGCGGCCTACGactccccgtccccgtccccgtccccgcgccgcgcggcgccctcagcccccgccgcggccgcgaccCCGGGAGGAGcgcacggcagcagcagcagccgcagccgcgcGCTGGTGGTGGCTGGGAGATCCGGCCGCGACCTGCTGGGCGGCAGGCCGCAGCCCCAGCACCAGGGCAACCTGGGCTCCGTGCTCCGGCGGCTCATCTCCATGGACAAGAAGCCGCCTTCCGCCAAGGGCCACCTCCCggtgcctcctgccgccgccgccgcagcggcggcgaagAACAACGGCGGCGGGAAGCTGCCGGGGCTGTCGCGGAAGCTATTCCAGAAGGGGCCGTCCGCcgacgcggcagcggccaataaGACGAAGGCCCTGACGGACGTCAAGAACGGCGGCAACAACGCCAACACGCGGACGCTCGCCATGGTGCTGCGCAGCGAGCGGGAGCTCCTGGCGCAGAGCAAGGCGCAGGAGGACGAGATCGCCGCGCTCCGCCTGCAGCTCGAGAACAAGGACCGGGAGGTGGAGCGGCTCAAGGACCTGTGCCTGCGCCAGCGGGAGGAGATCAGGACGCTCAAGGACGCCGTCCTGTTCCCGGACGCAGAgcgggagccggagccggaccGCCGCCTCCGGGATGAGATCTCCACGCTCACCGGTCAGATCCAGTGCCTTGCGCAGGAGCTCGCCCAG GTTAAGGCCGAGAAGCACTCGGCAAGGTCCTGCTTTGAAGATGATGGATACTGCTCTTCCCCTAGGACGCCGGGGTTTAACGAGGAGACCGCTTTCTCTCTG GAGTGCAGCATTGGGGAAGCTGAGACACCAAACTATGGTAGCCCAGATGAAATGTTCAGCAAAGATCTTAACCCTTGCCTGACCCCCTGCATTGCCAAGAGCAAATCCGATGTATCTGCACAAATCCAGTCTTCTTCCCATTCCACAAAG GAGTGCCAGGAATCCAGTGGTTCTcttcgcagcagcagcaaggcaaAAACAGACCGCTCTTACAATTCTTTTGGAAGGCCAATGTCGAAGAGCTCTGATCATCACAAGCCTACCTCAGGCACCAGCAACAAACGACGAGTATACAAATCCGATCAAGACAAGATCTATCAGAACCTGTTTTga
- the LOC117835083 gene encoding transcriptional adapter ADA2: MGRSRGVPNSGDDDTGHRSKRRRVSSSGDATDTISAAMGGAGEGGGKKALYHCNYCNKDISGKIRIKCSKCPDFDLCVECFSVGAEVTPHRSNHSYRVMDNLSFPLICPDWNADEEILLLEGIEMYGLGNWLEVAEHVGTKSKQQCIDHYTTAYMNSPCYPLPDMSHVNGKNRKELLAMAKVQGESKKGTSLLPGELTPKAESPFSPSRVKLEEALGDGPAGRSPSHMAGGANKKASNAGQNKDGANISKVEDGHVDRSVGVKKPRYSADEGPSLTELSGYNSKRHEFDPEYDNDAEQALAEMEFKETDSETDRELKLRVLRIYLSRLDERKRRKEFILERNLLFPNPLEKDLTNEDKEVYHRYKVFMRFLSKEEHEALVRSVIEERKIRRRIQELQECRSAGCRTLAEAKIHIEQKRKKEYELNAQKAKESGQLIPNNKSVQKMNRPVKIESDGNLDPKKGGAGLDSPKTTGLTSVKQWDDWDIVGLPGAELLSASEKLLCCQNRLLPSHYLRMQEVLMQEIFKGSVHKKEDAHVLFKVDPTKVDTVYDMVTKKLGNHEEAPTV; encoded by the exons ATGGGGCGGTCCCGCGGGGTGCCGAAttccggcgacgacgacaccgGCCACAG GTCGAAGCGGAGGAGGGTATCGTCGAGCGGGGATGCGACGGACACCATTTCCGCGGCCATGGGAGGAGCAGGCGAGGGAGGGGGCAAGAAGGCGCTGTACCACTGCAACTACTGTAATAAGGACATTTCCGGGAAGATACGTATCAAATGCTCCAAGTGCCCTGACTTCGACCTCTGCGTCGAGTGCTTCTCCGTCGGCGCTGAAGTCACCCCACACCGGAGCAACCATTCTTACAGGGTCATG GACAACCTGTCCTTCCCACTTATTTGCCCGGATTGGAATGCAGATGAAGAAATCCTCCTTCTTGAG GGAATTGAAATGTATGGTCTGGGAAACTGGCTTGAAGTTGCAGAGCATGTTGGTACCAAGTCGAAGCAACAGTGCATTGATCATTACACAACAGCATACATGAACTCACCTTGTTATCCCCTCCCT GATATGTCGCATGTTAATGGCAAGAACAGGAAGGAACTTCTTGCTATGGCTAAAGTACAGGGTGAGAGTAAAAAAG GGACTTCGCTGTTACCTGGCGAACTGACTCCTAAGGCTGAATCTCCATTTTCTCCCTCCAGGGTCAA GTTGGAAGAAGCACTTGGTGATGGTCCTGCAGGTCGATCTCCTTCGCACATGGCTGGTG GTGCAAATAAAAAAGCTTCAAATGCTGGACAGAATAAAGATGGTGCTAACATATCAAAAGTTGAAG ATGGTCATGTTGATAGAAGTGTTGGTGTGAAGAAGCCCAGATATTCTGCAGATGAAGGCCCTTCTTTGACTGAACTGAGTGGATACAATTCAAAGAGACATGAGTTTGACCCAGAGTATGATAATGACGCTGAACAAGCGCTTGCTGAGATGGAATTTAAAGAAACTGACTCGGAAACTGATCGTGAACTGAAACTCCGTGTGCTGCGTATTTACTTGTCCAG GCTTGatgaaaggaaaaggagaaaagagttcATATTGGAAAGAAATTTGTTATTCCCTAATCCCTTGGAGAAAGATCTTACAAATGAAGACAAGGAAGTTTACCATCGCTATAAGGTATTCATGCGTTTTCTTTCCAAGGAGGAACATGAAGCCCTTGTTAGGAGTGTCATAGAAGAGCGAAAAATTCGGAGGAGAATTCAAGAGCTTCAG GAATGTCGTTCCGCTGGATGCCGTACACTAGCTGAAGCAAAGATACACATAGagcaaaagaggaaaaaggaatACGAGCTAAATGCCCAAAAAGCTAAGGAAAGTGGCCAACTTATTCCAAATAACAAATCAGTACAAAAGATGAATCGACCTGTAAAAATTGAGTCTGATGGGAATTTGGATCCAAAGAAAGGTGGTGCTGGCTTAGATTCTCCTAAAACCACAGGACTTACAAGTGTGAAGCAGTGGGATGACTGGGATATAGTTGGTCTTCCTGGGGCAGAGTTATTAAGTGCTAGC GAAAAGCTTCTATGTTGTCAGAACCGATTGCTGCCCAGTCATTATCTGAGAATGCAGGAGGTGCTGATGCAGGAGATATTCAAGGGTAGTGTACACAAGAAAGAAGATGCTCATGTCTTATTTAAGGTTGATCCTACCAAAGTAGATACTGTTTATGATATGGTAACAAAAAAGCTGGGCAACCATGAGGAGGCTCCGACTGTCTAG